A part of Bubalus bubalis isolate 160015118507 breed Murrah chromosome 6, NDDB_SH_1, whole genome shotgun sequence genomic DNA contains:
- the LOC112585623 gene encoding 60S ribosomal protein L23a-like, whose amino-acid sequence MYSFFMKMAPKVKKEAPAPPKAEAKAKALKAKKAALKGVHSHKKKKIRTLPTFRRPKTLRFRRQPKYPRKSAPRRNKFDHYAIIKFPLTTESAMKKIEDNNTLVFIVDVKANKHQIKQAVKKLYDIDVAKVNTLIRPDGEKKAYVRLAPDYNVLDVANKIGII is encoded by the coding sequence ATGTATAGCTTTTTCATGAAGATGGCGCCGAAGGTGAAGAAGGAAGCCCCTGCTCCTCCTAAAGCTGAAGCCAAAGCAAAGGCTTTGAAGGCCAAGAAAGCAGCATTGAAAGGTGTCcacagccacaaaaaaaagaagatcCGGACGTTGCCCACCTTCCGGCGGCCCAAAACACTGCGGTTCAGGAGGCAGCCCAAATATCCTCGGAAGAGCGCCCCTAGGAGAAACAAATTTGACCACTATGCCATCATCAAATTCCCCCTCACCACCGAGTCAGCcatgaagaaaatagaagacaaCAACACACTGGTATTCATTGTGGATGTCAAGGCCAACAAGCACCAAATTAAACAGGCTGTGAAGAAGCTCTATGACATTGACGTGGCTAAGGTCAATACTCTGATCAGGCCTGATGGAGAGAAGAAGGCATATGTTCGACTGGCTCCCGACTATAATGTTTTGGATGTTGCCAACAAAATTGGCATCATCTAA